The stretch of DNA GATCACGGGGCAGGGACCGGGACCGGTCGGTCATTTCATCACGCAGCGCCGGAATTTTCGTCACAGAAAAGCCGTGATAGCATTTCGTCACGCCCCGGCGCTTGTGATGAAAAGAGGTCTCCCCATGCCGACGTGCGCGCAATGCGGGAAGGAGCTCGCGGTGCCCGCCCGCGGCCGCAGGCCCCGGTACTGCTCGCGCTCCTGCCAGGCCCGCGCCTATCGGGCGCGCGCCGCCGCCCGCACCCGACCGGCCGACGGCGCGGAACCGGCCGCCGGCCCCGACGAAGGGCAGAGGGAAGCCGGCCGCCCCGGCGCGGCCGCTCCCCGGCCCGCCGGCGGGGACCGGCCGCGCACCGGCGGCCTGTCACGCGACCGGATCGTCCGCGCCGCCGTCCGGATCGCCGACTCCGACGGCCTGGAGACCATGTCCATGCGGCACGTCGCCGAGGTGCTCGGGGCGCAGGTGATGTCCCTCTACCACCACATCGAGGGCAAGGACGAGCTGATCGACCTGATGGTGGAGGCGGTCTTCGGCGAGGGCCCGGAGCCGGCCGGCGGCGAGGGCTGGCGGAGCGGGCTGGAGGCCTCCGCCCGCTGGGAGTGGTCGCTGTACTCGACGCACCCGTGGGTCCTGGAGGTGCTCGCCTCCGTGCAGCCCCCGCTGGTGCCCGGCGTGCTCTCCGGTGTCGAGCGCGGGCTGCAGGCGCTGGACGGCCTCGGACTGGACACGGTCACCGCGCACCGGATCTACCTGGGCGTCAGCGGCCTGGTCCAAGGGCTGGCGCTGCTGCGGGTCAGCGAGATCGCCGCGGAGCGGCGCGACGGCGGCGCGTCCCTGGCCCGCTGGCGGGCGGTACAGGTCCCGGCCGTGCTGGAGGAGCTGGGGCCCGACCGGTTCCCGCGGCACGCCGCGCTCCGCGGCGACGTCGACTCCCTGGCCGATCTGGAGGAGGTCTTCGAGTTCAGCCTCCAGCGCCACCTCGACGGCCTCGCCCTCTTCCTGGAGGGAGCCGGGGACCGCGCCCCGGCCGCCGGGGAGGAGCGCTGAAAGGCTTCCGAGCATGCGGCCGGCCATCGTCGGCCTCGGGCCCCGGCCCGCCCGCGGCACCGCCCGCCGCTGGTGCGTCGACCCGCTCCAGGCCCGCTCACCGGCGCAGGTCGGCGTCCTGGGACCGGTCGATGGACCAGCGGAGACCAGGAAGGCCCCGGCCGAGTACCCCGAGCGCACGGCCGCACGCCCGGCGGCCTCCGAGACCGGTCTCCGAGAGACCATCGGGTACCCGACCGGCCCCGGAGCGTCCGATCGCGGGCCGGGAAGAGCAACGCCCCGGAACCCGACGTCGCCGCGACCGCTGCGGGAGGCGCCGCAAGGCCGTCGGGTAGGCGGCGGCCGTGCACCGCCCGCGGCCGTCCCCCCCGGCCGGGGAGGGGGCGGTGGCGGGCAGGGAGGTCCGAGGCGGCCGCACCGGGTGGCCACCTGCATACCCGACGGCCTCTGGACGGGCCGCCCCTCCCCGGGCCGGTCGTCACCAGGAGCGGGCCTCCCGGAGCAGCAGGTCGCGCACCCGGGCGACGTCGGGACCGCTCGGCGGGCCGGGCCGCTGCACCAGGTAGCCGGTGTTGATCGGCGGGTCGTCCGGCTCGTACAGCGCGACCAGGGCTCCGGAGGCCAGCTCGTCCCGGCACAGGTAGCGGGGCAGCACGCTGAACCCGGCGCCGGCGGCCACCGCGGAGAGCACGCCGCGCAGATCGGGCAGGGTCAGCGCGGCATGCCAGGACAGCCGCCGGCCGAACACGTGCCGCCAGTAGCGCCGCACGATGGGCAGGTCCTCGGCGTAGGCGACCAGCGGCACGTCGCGCAGCGCCGCCGGCCCCTCCGCGGCCAGCGGGGCCGCCACCCGCTCCGCCCAGGAGGCCGCGGCGACCAGCACGAACTCCTCGTCCATCAGCGGCTCCGCGGCCAGGCTCCGCCCCCGCGGGCGGACGGTCGCGATGACCAGGTCGTGCCGGCCGGCGCGCAGCTCCTCCAGCAGCGGGTCGGTCAGGCCGGCCGCCACCCGCAGCCGCACCCCCTCGGCGGCCAGCGGGGCCAGCGCCGGCATCACCCGGGTGCACAGCAGCTCGGCCGGGCCCGCCAGGTGCACCGGGGCGGTCCCGCCGCCCCCGCCCTCCCCCGGCGCGGTGGCCGCGGCCAGCTCGTCCAGGGGCGCCGCGATCCGCGCCGCCAGCTCGTCGGCGACCGGTGTGGGCGCCGCGCCGCGCGGCAGCCGCTCGAACAGGTCGCGCCCCGAGCGCCGCTCCAGCGCGCGGATCTGCGCGGTCACCGTGGGCTGGGACAGGCCGAGCAGCTGCGCGGCGGCGGTGAAGGACCCGGACCGGTAGACGGCCAGGAAGGTGCGGAGCAGATTCAGGTCGGCCGGCCGCGCCGCACCGGCCGGTCCGGCGGCCGACTCATCGGTATTCCTATCGGTCACGGTGCCGACCCTAAATCGCCGAGGGGGTCCGCCGGCCGCCCCGCGCCCTCTCCCGTCGAGCCGCCGCCTTCCCGTCCGGTGCCCGCCCGCGCCGTCCGCCCCCTATCCGCCAGGGCGCTCGCCCCGGCCCCGACAACGCCGCCGCGACCGCTGCAGGGCGTCCCGCGGTGGGTGGCGGGGCGTCTTCGGTGAGGCGGGCGCGGAGGCTGCGCAGGCGGGAAACCCCCCATCAACGATCTAGGCCTCCTCCCGCCTCCGGGCGCGGAACGCCGCCGCCTTGACCCGGTTCTGGCAGGCGGTGGAGCAGAACCTCCTGGTGCCGTTGCGCGAGGTGTCGGCGAACACCCGGTCGCACCGGTCGGCCGAGCAGATGCCGAGGCGCTCGGCCGTCGCGTTGCCCAGCACCATGGCGAGCGAGGTGGCCATCGGGGCGCCCCAGCTGGGGGCCCACCTCGCGTCCGGGGCGTGGAAGTGCAGGTGCCAGGGCTCGTCGCCGTGCCGGGAGAGCACCGGCATCGCGCGGGTGTCGGCCATCACCTCGTTGGCGGTGGCGCAGGCCCGGTCCAGGTCGCCGTCCTCCACCGCCGCGAAGACCGTGTACAGCCGGCCGGTGATGGCGCGCAGCTCGGTGACCTCCGCGTCGTCGGGGAGGTGCTCGGGGTACTGGCTTCCGGTGACGGCCAGGGCGGCGGCGAGCTCCTGCCCGGTCGGCTCCCCGGCGTACTCCCGCCCGCGCCGCTCCCCCGGTGTCAGGAGGTTGACCAACCGGACGGTCGTCTCCACAACGTCACTCATGTGACTGTCGAATTGCACTTGACCAGTCACCCTTCGGGCCGTAGTTTCATCACTGTCCAAAAGCTTATCGACGGTTATGGAGAGTGGCATGACGGCATCGACCGGCACCGCGGGAATCCCCTCCGACGTGGCCGCGGAGTGGGTGGACCGATGGGACTCGCAGCAGGAGGGGTACGTCCCGCACCGCGAGGAGCGGTTCGCCGTGCTCGCCGACGTGGTCGCCGCCGCGCTGGCCGACGTGGCGGCCCCGGTCGTCGTCGACCTGGGCTGCGGCCCGGGGGTCGCTGACCGCCCGGCTGGCCGAGCGGCTGCCCCGCGCCTCCTTCATCGGCGTGGACGCCGACCCCCTGCTCCTCGGGCTGGCCCGGGCGCACTACGGCCCGACCGCCGCCTGGGTCCAGGCCGACCTGGCCGACCCGTCCTGGATCGAGGCGCTGCCGGAGACCGTGCACGCGGCGGTCTCCTCCACCGCACTGCACTGGATGTCCCGGGCCTCCCTCGCCGAGCTGTACCGGACCCTGGGTGCGCGCACCGCCCCCGGCGGGGTCTTCGCCGACGCCGACCACATGCCGCTCGCCGACGACCGGCTGAACGCGCTGGCGGACGCGGTCGGCGCCGGGCGCGCCGAGCGGGCCGGCACCACCGGCCGCGAGGAGTGGGGAGCCTGGTGGGAGGCGGCCCTCGCCGACGAGCGGCTGGCCCCGCTGCGCGCGACGGCCCGCCCGCTCCCCGAGGCGGACTCCGACGGCCGGGCCGAGCACCACCACGGCAGCAACCTGCTCACCGCCGCGGAGCACGCCGAACTGCTCCGCGCGGCGGGCTACCGCTCCGCCGGCACCCTCTGGCAGGCCGGCGACGACCACCTGGTGGTCGCGGTCCGCTGAGCGGCCGGGCGGCGAGGGGTTCTCCTCGCCGCCCCCGGGAGCCGGCATCGGCGACGGACGCCCAGCGCCGTGTTCTCCGGCCCCCGGCGGGCCCCGAGCACGCCGATGGGTTCTCCGCGGCCGCCCCGGCGGAGAGGCGGGGCCTCGCCCTCCGCCCTTCAGCACGGCCGCGGCCGGATGCCCCGTGCTTCACCGGACCGGCCGCTCCGCCGCGTCCGCGGCGGCGGGGAGATGCGGCGGCCGCTCCGCCACGGGCACCTCGCGGACCCGGGCGCGCAGGCCCGCCCCGTCCTCGTGCTCGTACTGGACCAGGTGCCGAACGGGGTCCGGTCCGTCCGGGGCGATGCCCGGGAGGCCGTCCGCCAGGCGGCGCAGCGCGGCGGAGTGCACCTGGGCGGCCATCGCCCCCAGATCGGCCAGGCTCTGGTGGCGGTGGCGGCGGACCCCGAGGTCGACCTGGGCCAGGCGGTCCAGGCCGACCAGGTCGAACAGGTCCAGCAGCAGGCCGATCTCCACTCCGTATCCGGTGGCGAACGGCACCCGGCGCAGCACGTCGGTGCGGCCCGCCGCCTCCCCGGCCAGCGGCTGCACGAACCCCGCGAGCTCCGGACGGAGCAGGTTGAGCAGCGGCCGGGCCACCAGCTCGGTGACCCGGCCGCCGCCGGCCCCGGGCCCGTCCGCGGTGCGGGCGGCCGGACGCTCGTAGAAGCCCTTCACATAGGCGATCCGCGCGTCCGCCAGCAGCGGCCCGAGCAGCCCGGTGACGTAGCGCGGGGTGAAGTCGCGGACGTCGGCGTCCAGGAAGACCGCGACGTCGCCGGTCGCCACGGCCAGCGACTTCCACAGCGCGTCGCCCTTGCCGCGCCCCGGGGGCAGGTCGGGGCGGACGTCGTCCTGGTGCACCACGAGCGCACCGGCCTTCTCCGCGATCCGGGCGGTGCCGTCGCTGCTGTGCGAGTCGATGACGATGATCTCGTCCACCACGGGCGCCGGGCCCGACACGAGCGCGCCGCGGATCGCGGAGACGATCTCCCCGACGGTGGCGCTCTCGTCCCGGGCCGGCAGCACGACGCTGACCCGGGTACCGCCCTTCAGCTCGCGGATCCGCTCCTCGTCCCAGGTCCGCGCGGTGTAGGTGCGCCGGGCGAACCAGTCGCGGGCACCGGGCGGGAGTCCGTCGGGGA from Nocardiopsis composta encodes:
- a CDS encoding LysR family transcriptional regulator; the encoded protein is MTDRNTDESAAGPAGAARPADLNLLRTFLAVYRSGSFTAAAQLLGLSQPTVTAQIRALERRSGRDLFERLPRGAAPTPVADELAARIAAPLDELAAATAPGEGGGGGTAPVHLAGPAELLCTRVMPALAPLAAEGVRLRVAAGLTDPLLEELRAGRHDLVIATVRPRGRSLAAEPLMDEEFVLVAAASWAERVAAPLAAEGPAALRDVPLVAYAEDLPIVRRYWRHVFGRRLSWHAALTLPDLRGVLSAVAAGAGFSVLPRYLCRDELASGALVALYEPDDPPINTGYLVQRPGPPSGPDVARVRDLLLREARSW
- a CDS encoding class I SAM-dependent methyltransferase; this translates as MDADPLLLGLARAHYGPTAAWVQADLADPSWIEALPETVHAAVSSTALHWMSRASLAELYRTLGARTAPGGVFADADHMPLADDRLNALADAVGAGRAERAGTTGREEWGAWWEAALADERLAPLRATARPLPEADSDGRAEHHHGSNLLTAAEHAELLRAAGYRSAGTLWQAGDDHLVVAVR
- a CDS encoding CGNR zinc finger domain-containing protein, which encodes MSDVVETTVRLVNLLTPGERRGREYAGEPTGQELAAALAVTGSQYPEHLPDDAEVTELRAITGRLYTVFAAVEDGDLDRACATANEVMADTRAMPVLSRHGDEPWHLHFHAPDARWAPSWGAPMATSLAMVLGNATAERLGICSADRCDRVFADTSRNGTRRFCSTACQNRVKAAAFRARRREEA
- a CDS encoding TetR/AcrR family transcriptional regulator, whose product is MPARGRRPRYCSRSCQARAYRARAAARTRPADGAEPAAGPDEGQREAGRPGAAAPRPAGGDRPRTGGLSRDRIVRAAVRIADSDGLETMSMRHVAEVLGAQVMSLYHHIEGKDELIDLMVEAVFGEGPEPAGGEGWRSGLEASARWEWSLYSTHPWVLEVLASVQPPLVPGVLSGVERGLQALDGLGLDTVTAHRIYLGVSGLVQGLALLRVSEIAAERRDGGASLARWRAVQVPAVLEELGPDRFPRHAALRGDVDSLADLEEVFEFSLQRHLDGLALFLEGAGDRAPAAGEER
- a CDS encoding glucosyl-3-phosphoglycerate synthase; this translates as MHGATEPADVLSRPLPDGLPPGARDWFARRTYTARTWDEERIRELKGGTRVSVVLPARDESATVGEIVSAIRGALVSGPAPVVDEIIVIDSHSSDGTARIAEKAGALVVHQDDVRPDLPPGRGKGDALWKSLAVATGDVAVFLDADVRDFTPRYVTGLLGPLLADARIAYVKGFYERPAARTADGPGAGGGRVTELVARPLLNLLRPELAGFVQPLAGEAAGRTDVLRRVPFATGYGVEIGLLLDLFDLVGLDRLAQVDLGVRRHRHQSLADLGAMAAQVHSAALRRLADGLPGIAPDGPDPVRHLVQYEHEDGAGLRARVREVPVAERPPHLPAAADAAERPVR